DNA sequence from the Numenius arquata chromosome 13, bNumArq3.hap1.1, whole genome shotgun sequence genome:
TCCTTAGTGTGGATTTCAGAGGCCCTTTACAAGAAATATCTAGAAGTCTGATACCATGAAAAGGTTTCTGAATTTACAGATTGCAACAGTTGGTTTAAGGAGTGAGCAAAgcagatgtctgtctgtctgagaAGTACATCGTGGTAAGGAAGCAAATGGCAAATATAAGATTTATTGTTTACCAGCAGTAGCTCTTGGCAGGAGGAATGAATCTATTTACAATAACAAATTAAAGGAGCTGTACTGGGGCAGACTCAGCTTACAGCCGGTTTCCAGCAGCTGTCAGTAGCAGATATCTGAACAAGAATGGACAATAAGAACATGATAAACGCAATTAAAGCTCCCCCCATACAACCACCGGGCTAAAACTATTCCTTTTGTTCAGAGGCCCTTGATGTGTTTCTTCTGCATatttttctaattgctttttaACCTATGTAGATTTTTGATATCCTGCAACACCCCCAGTTACTGTGTTGTGAAGCAGAGAAAAGATTTCCCTCGTGTCTTCTTCATACATATATTGATTTTATAGCTTTCTGCAGTAATTGTCTCCCTTGGCTGAGGAACCGAGAGTATTCAGTCACTCCTGGTATAAACGCAATCCCTAATTGCCCTTCTTTGTATCTTttctaataattcttttttaGAAATTAAGGGACAAGAAACAAATTAGAAACACAGATTACTCAAACTGCATGTGCCCATGGACTTCCGCAGTGGACAACgatgctttctgctttcttcGTGAACCCTGAGAATTCCCGGCATCTGCTCACGCTGTCAACTGAGCAGTGAGTAACATTTTCATGGACCCACTGTAACTCTCTTTTCAGAAACTAAGGATTTAATGGGCAGGAAATTGGGTAGGAAACAGCCTAAAGCTGCCCTTGATAACCCGCAGAGCCCATTTCTTCCACCGCCTGCAGGAGAGTGTCTTCAAAAGTTGCCTGTTAGCTGGCATCTTCCACGTAGTACTGCAGGAAAAAAGCTCAGGAACTTGCAGAAGGACAGCGTAGTTGTGAGGGAAAACTTCTCTGCAGCAAGAGATTACAGGGAGGGTGCCGGTATCACGGCAGATTGCGCCAGGGACAAAGCGCCGCTTTGTTTCAACACATCACAGAGATATCAAAGGAAAGAACATCTGGGGATGTGGGGTCTGAAAACCTGGATAAAGTCATCATTCATGTTGTAGATGTTTCCCTGAATATGACAGGTGAAGGAGGAAAAGTCTCCTTGCAGTGAGACCCCGTAAGTAACCTGTGGTGCTCCGAGGAAATGACCAACACGCTTCCAGCGCCCAGAGTCGCATCAATCTGTCACCAAGGAAAACACAATTAATAATGTTTGTGGCAATATAAAGTGAAACCTTAACTGTGCTGCCCTCTTCTGTGTactagataagaaaaaaaaaggatgagtattttttaatctctcttttccTACACAGAGAACTTTAGTTTTGTGTCCAAACGTGCATTTATAATGCTTAGAATCGCTGCACCTTAAGTAAGGCTCCTGTTGGGGACCAGAATTATAACACAGCTGCCCTTTTGATTTCTACTATAAAGTCTGATCTTGTTTCCCTTGTGGGGAAAACTCCATTTCCCTTTCATTTCAACAGATGAAAGCTTGAAGCAGGGACAAAAACTCCCAGCCACAGGGAGACTTATGAATTTGAATTAGAAAGGCTTTACACTTCTTTATAAGCCAGTGCAGAATTTGTGGTGTCTTTTCCTGTGGTGAGTGGTGTCATGGAATTGTTCATGTCAAGTGTGAGGAATTTGGACATGAGAGATGTTATTGTCTGCTCCAGGAGAAACTCAGATTTGTTCGGTTGGTATGTGCTGAGTTTGGCAAATTCCACACTTGCATCACAGCAGCAACAGGCATCTCAGCTTCTTCCAAATGTCTCATTTCCTGCTTTGCCTCTGCTGCCATTCAATGTATTCTGATGCAGAGCTCCAAAATTCTTACTGCAGGATGACACTAGAATCAAACAAAATTTcgtattttcactttaaattttctaagttctttctgattttattcttgaGAAAGAATGTAATAATAATTATGATAATCACAATATGCTTCATAAGCTAccattttctctcaaaaaaatagaaaattatcagGGTCTAGGCTCATGATAAAATACAGAGAGCAAGCACAAGCATAAACTGAGGTAATAGAATGGTGTAAAGTGTGTCCCTTATATAAAGAGGGTTATAGACAGTAgacttcaaaaatattattttctgaaagcaaatgcaGATCTTAATTTCAAAGCCAGACCTAACTAGGAGAAGCTGAATCAAAACTCCAGTGCTAAAAAAAAGTCTCTTAGTCCTAAAGATAAAGCTGCAAAATCTTGACACATATCAAGAACATTCTCCAGCCAAAGCAGTCACAGTGAAGCAGGTAAGAAATaaccttttcttcctgttcatcTTATTCCCCCGGCAAGCAACTTCCCCATGCGTAGTGAACACCAGCACATGGAAACCTTTGGCGAGGCACTGGTCTGCTGAGCTGCCGGGCACGCTGGGCACATGCCAGGGAATTATCACTCAGCTCTCAATCTCCACACGACTCCTGCTTGAGGGCAGAGCTCCCCATCAGGCGTTTCTCTGACAGGCACATTACAATGTAAATCTCTGGGCATTTTAAGCAGACTTCCTTAATTTTCCAAATCATCCCAGCTACTTCTATTCAAAGAAGGACTCGGTGATCCCCCCATTCTCTGGTGGTAATGAAATTCAGCAAACTGGTTGCCTTTCATGGCATTTTTCCCTGTTTACATTTTTGGAAATGAGACCAGAATCCAGCCCTTGACAGTCTTTCCCCTTCTCTACACTTACTCACAGCAGTAATTAACAGGAACCCGGCAAACGCTTCCTCAGCATCAGGCTCTCACGTCAAAAGCATCAAGTCTGTGATTTCACTGCCTGCTCATGCACCCAGGGCTGTGCGGGGAAAATGGTCTTTATTCAACAATTAATGTCAAAAAGAATATGATAAATACAGTAAATTGCTTTTCTGCCGGGGCTCCTGCTTTCCACACTCACCCCTTTCTTTCATAATCTTTCCCAAAGAAAGGGTTATATATTTGCATtactcctctgctccagcacatcAGCACCGCCAGAATCATTGAGATGAATCTACAGCCATCTAAGGTAACAGCAGCATGTAGCTAGGCAACAAAAAAGAATATAGGATTTTTCAGGAAGGAGGACTTTTCTAGATGATCTCATACAGATGCAGTGCTTTTTTTGCCTTATAAGAAGAAAACAGTTCATTGGAGAAATGACTCTGTCATCCTGTCGCCGTCAAGTCATACTGATGTATAGGCTTCCCTTGATTAGCTGTGAAAGGACATAACAGTGCATTGTATACTGTTCCTATTTATTTCTCTATATCTGTTACATATTTGTACGGTTTTTTAGAAAGACTAAAACCCACGAACGATTTTATGGCAGATTTCATTAACCATCATCCTAATTAAAATTGAATGCTTCAATAATTACCAAGCCAGCTGAAATAAATTGTGTCTCAGCTCAGCTGAAACTGtgtcagcttgaaaaaaaaaggttttatgagTGGAGAAGGCACCCTGTTGTATGCACAGTCCCTCACTGTACGAAGGGACAGGGATATTGTGAATGGTGAACACTGATTTTATGCATGTGAAGCGATTAATTTGGTTAATTGCAAGCAGGTACAGCACAGGCATCCATGCCTTGGTGCCCCAGACAAACCCAGCAGACAGAGGATGACAGAGGTGCCAGGCTGCTTTCTGGGCTGTAGGGGGACAATTCCAGcctggagaggcagcaggagctctgaGATGCTGGATGAAGACATCTTCCCTTGTTTCTCACCTGGCTTTGTGCTGACCAGGTCTCAGGACAGCAACTGACCCCTGCAAAGCACCGTCTGCCGGGGTGCCATCATTGTGAGAGCATATGCTCCACTCATTGCAATTGCTGTGgcgagcatttttttttctggtacagCCCCGAATGTAGCTAATTGGAGACATTACATCACAGTTTTGGCAGCTTTCACATGTGTATTTCCTCTCTTTGGCACGTTCTTTTATTTGTGCTCCAGAGCCCATTCTGTGGGATGGCTCCCATTCTTCCCAGCTGGACCAAGGCACGATATTCCACATTGCATCTTTCATCCTGTCCTTCTTGGTGGCAAAGCAGGGATTGCCCCATTAGGCACGTGAGCCAAAAAAAGACACAATTTAGTTGTAGTCAGTGAAAGACTCAAGCAAGTTTTAAGAGGATGAAGACTGGGTCCGAGTGAAATGTCAGAGGAAGGTACTGTCTTCATAACATTTTAGCAAAGTTCCTGCAGTTTGAAGGATTAGTAGGATATGTTGCAAGTGCTAAACTAGTACGACACATTAACTGATGTGTATACAGTTTGCATCTAAGCTAGAGTGTTTACTTATTCAGccataaaatgcagaaaattattaattatatgACTTGGTAATTGCACAAGTACATCACCCGTGGAGTTAAGTGCTGAGACTACACATGGACCGAAACCTGTACACACAAATGGCATATGCATTTAGAGTCAGGCAGTTATGATTGAAGTTAAAGCCaatacaatgttttctttttgtttgaaaaaataaattaactctcAATTGTTTTACTAGATGCGGCCCAATATTCTTCTTACCAGCAAAAATAAATGTGACAAGACTTCATCACTTCTATGCTAAAAATATAATCCAGAGTATAACCTCAATTAAAGCTCTAAGTTTGCAGGATCAGACCCAGAATGGTGAGtctgaaggggaaggggaagaaattgtttgaatAACAGCTCCTGTTTCCAGCTCCCAGTCAATTTTGTCATTAGAAAGAATGATTAACAAAGTAGAATTTGACAGGCTCTTTACATTATTGATTTATGTTTCAAAAAAACAATGTCTGAAATGCATTGTTGTGAAAATAAGTCAGTATGAATTTGAAGAGAAACAATTTGTGTGACTCATTCCTAATCATTATTTTCTGTCTACCTCAAAAgtaattgtgttttttaaaaagttggctGCAGTGTTAATGAaactattttctgattttcactAATAAAACTAGTTTTGTTCTATTAAAactgttaggaaaaaaatttgGAATCTATTGGCATTTATTGTTCTTCTCTGCAAGCATTTCAGGCTACACGGGTGATTTATTTGTCACTTTGCAGGGGAAATAAAAAGTACTGCTGCTTAGATACCCTTCATAATCCTTAGCCAGAGCATGTGCCAGCAGTTCCATTAGCAGAAGTGCAGGGAAATCAAACTGCCAGGCAGCCTGGGGTTAAACAACCTCCCGACAACCTTCCGAGGTTATTTTGGTCAAAGCCATGTGTGACACATCTGATGGGAACCCAGATGAAACTAATTTGGGtagatgagggggaaaaaaaagtgctacgATAAACCATCATCTCAAAGTTCCAGCAAAATAACAGGGAGGATCAGGTCCAGCAGAGAGTGTTTGGCAGCGATGACTTGCCAGTTGCTTGGGTCTTCCTGCTTGGCTCAGCATGGTCATAGCTGCTGCCATGCTCTTTGGCCACAGCACTTACCATCTGGCAAGGTGTGCATCTCCCTTCCTCAACTAAAAGCACTAGTTTTACATAGATACTTGTTCTCCTGCTGCTTGTGACCCGCCTGCAGTGGGACAGCCAAGGATTGCTTGTTACCTACCTCAGTGTGAGGGCAGTGACGGGATGTACCACCCCAGCAAGTGAAGGCAGAGGGGACCAAGCTGTGGCCGTGCCTTGGCCACAGGCCCCATATGGGAACCTCCTCTTCAGGCAGCCAGATTGCAGGGAATGAGGAAACCAGAGGGCTGGGAGGTGTCTGGCGTAAGGAGCCAAATCTGGAGGTTGCTGATTTCCCCCACAATTTGGAGGACAAAGCCTCCAGCGCTGTAGGAGTTCCCTGTTCACATTGCCACAGACCAAGACAGCACTGAGAGGTGgtgttccttctctttctcttcctgtgCCCTCCCAAAGCAGCTGCTCCCCATTCCCATCTTATATTTGTTCCACAGACTTGCTGGAAATTAACTTCTGCCCTGTtcttcccctccagccctgcaCAGGGAGCCAAGCTAATGCCAGGCACCAGAGACTGTTTTAAATGCTGTACTAAAGAGGGCAGCCCTGGCATCTGAAGCTCGTGTGTGCTGCAACCAGAGGCTGAAAAGCAACAGAACCCATGAGACAACTGGCAAGTGTTACAACTACAAGTTACTGGCTCCAAGGAGCGTGTGGAACGAAGCCGGGAGAACAGTGTTTCCAACTATCCAAATCACCAGGATAGTTGGATCACCACTGTTTTCATCGCCACAGACGGGGCTGCGCCTGTGATCCACAAAGTCAAGGAAGGGAGACAACCTGCCACAGGACGCAAAAGCTCTTTGCAGGTAGGAGATGAAAGAAATGTATGAATTGATGGTAAGAAATAGACAAGAAGGCTACAGAGTGTGATACTGTGTCTTGTGCAGCTACTGATGTGTGTCGAACAAAATCAGGGCTCTGCTACTTGTACGTTTTGTTAATATGTTGtgtatttttactattttgtgGAATGAAAAAAATTTCACATGCTTTCTATTAAATGTTGCTGGCAAATGGCTGTGAGACATCCCAGCAGACTGAAACACACAGGTAACAGCCTCAGCTTCCCCTGGTTTAATTCTCTTTGCTGATACTTACCTTTCCATAGTAACATTTGAAAGATTTTGCTATgaacttttcttttgtttaggGAAAAAAGTTGACTCTGCCACTGGTTCAGTCTGTATTTGCACCAAACACTACACTTCGTAAAGGGAAAGCGGTGTATTTGTCTGCTTGACAGGCTAAAGGGAAATGTTTttaacagctgtaaaaaaaaGCCCACATTGTAAAACATGTAGTTTATAAATCAAAGCTCCAGAGGGAGATCTTTATCAAAGCACTTTATTGAGGTAAACACATCAATCTTAAGCGTGGCCAGACgactgaaatagctttttttaactAAGAGTTCCCAGCGTGTGGTACACATCGCTCCACCCAAGGAGCACAAGAAACATTGCCAGAGAAGTGTGAAGTTCTTCCACGGACAGTTCAGTTGTGTTGTTGCATacagagctgctgagctgcttcCCTGCCACTCACAgaatcgggggggggggatggggatgaaaagTCTTGAGAAGTTTGAGATGGGTGGTAGCAGGGATCAGCAGGGGAGAGGTCTGTGGTGGGACCACAAAAGCACCAATGCACCCACCGCACTGGTCTGTGGGCTCAAAGGCAGCGCCCAGCACAACCAGTTGCCCTATGGAGCTCCCACAGCAAAACCAGTTGCCCTGCAGAGCTTGTGAGTGCCATCCAGCCACCCCTGGAAGTCCCTCCAGAGCCCAGGAATGGGAAACAGATGTCTGCTGCTGGCATTTTTCCTGAACGAGGCTGTTTGTATTCAACGCAGCTGCTCTAAAGGGTCACAGTTTCTGATTGAATGTGTCCTATTACAAAGCATTCCAGAGGCTAAATTTAGGGGTagctttttggaaaaataaaaagtctaaaaataaatatttgtagccaattaatgttttcttctcccacttTATCTCCGTACAGCAGGAGCCAGCTAACGATTGTCAAAACGAGGGAAGGGAAGATTTTTGCTAGGACTGGCAGTATGTTATCATTGAGCAAGTACCCAAGCCGAGGGAGCCTGTACAGGAGGACCCGTTATCTTCAGCAAAGTAACGGTGGTTTGTCCTTACTGTTGTTTCCATCAACTCATAAATATAACATCCACATCACTTAAACAAACATGCCAGATGCGCAGTAACAGAACTCTCCATCCCTAAGCAGCAGAAGTCAGACCTTTTCTTTGATATCCCACAATAGAGTCCCTTTGCTGAAAAGTCAACCCCCAGCTATATACTATAAATTTAAACAATCTAACCCCATACTGTTGCTTCTCTGGGAAGGTAAATGGTGCAAAGCGCACCCCCAGGTTGTATGATGTGCTTCACGAGGCAAGTGCCAACAGCCCAATAAATTATTTAACAATATTATTATGTAGTGGTGAAAGCCAAGCAGAGAGATTCAACAAAGCATAATTTCCTGATTCCTTCTGTATTTGGAGTGCAGGTTGAAACAATCTGTTGGCAGCTTAATCATCCTTCTATTATCCCCCTGGCACATATCTGCAttcctttcttccccaaaatctgtcattttctattaaaaaaaaaaaacaatccagaaaacaaaatcaaaccaaccAGGTGTGCTGCCTGTGAGCCGCCTGCATCCATCGCCACGGCTGAAGTTGCAGTTGTGGTGCCAATGCTGGCAATGCCGGAACAAATCAGCTCAGTGACTCAGCAAGAGAGGCAGAGAGCAGAGACGGCATTAACAGCTAGGTCGTTCTGCTCCTTTCCCAATATTAATACTACATAAATATTGTCTTTATTTACAGTTTCATTCATATATCCAAGCACGTGCTGACCATTCAAAGGACGCTAAGGCAAATACGCAGATTAAGGCTGACTTTCTGTAGAAGCCCTGTGCAAACTGGGGGCctcatttctgaaacaggaaGATTTGTATTGATTTCTGTCCTGTTTTGCTACGTGACTTTAGGTGTCCCACTTGGCTCACTGCTGCCTCGGGTTCCTCAGCTGCTCAACACAGACCAGACTGGACTGCGAGGCTGTGGTTTACGTGGTGCTCATAAGCTTCaccatttttaaaatagcatctgAGACCCTCCAAGAGAAAACACCACTGAAGTATAAAGCGTTACCATCAAACAGGTGAGTGCAATCTGCTTTATAAAAAGTGTATCGGTTACTCTCCAGATGAGTGATGAAGGGAACATTACATGTGTGCAGGTACCAAAATACCCGATAGGATTTCTTTAACAGGTTATTTTTCCACGTGGTCCACAATTAGAAACATCTTTTCATTTGGACTTTTGTAATTCTGGAATTCTATCTTAATGAATTTTTCTACTGTCAATTTCTGCCAAAGACAATAGTTTACTAAATGCCACATTTCCCGGAGCAGAAGCATAGGCTACCTATTATTATTATGAAATCTCAGTATGTTTAAAGCAAAAGTTGTCATTTTAGTGTCAAACTTTGCCAAGAGAGTCTTTCAGCAGATGGCAGCTGGACTGTTCATACTGGAAACCATGAATGACTCTCTCCTATATTGTCACAGgtggatgaaaaaaaacccctaccttAAAGATACTGTATTTCCTACCACAAGTAATGAGTCATTAAAAATCAATCACTTTTTATACACATCTAAAGAGCCCTCCACATTTGGCTAATCCAAGTTAGTGTAATAAAAACCAGGCAGATGATTTAAAAAGGCTTACACTTACTCCTAAAACCTGTTACAACTTTGCACACATAAACTTACACATTTTTTGATATCTGCATCTAAAATTATAGTAGCAGTCCAAAACAGTCATAGGAATGTAAAGATTTTAACTGCCAGTTGGTGTACTTGTAGAGTCCAGTGTGCAAAATCCACTTCTAAAATACAGTTTATAACTAATTTTGGATAGTGAGAAACCAGTTAAACACAGGTTAAGacaaatctttttaaagaaaaatcctaCCTATGCAAGGACTAATAAAATTTAAGTCAATCTGCATTATATTTTTGTAGCTGCCTGTAAGATACGTACTATTTTTGTAGAAGTAATGAAACAGTTACTTTAAGAAAATCCAAGTAGTTTTATTTTGCTCATAGGTATATGTATAGGCTAACACCAGCATCACCACTTATATACAAAATTAATCTGGCACAGCAGAACACCAACAATTTCCTCATCGGGCAGTTATGATCGAGCAGACAAACACTGATTCACCACTTCCAATAAGTGAGAGTTTTCCAAAGCAGCTGCTACGCGTTCTTTATCAGCAAGCTGTTTGTtaactgtgcagaaaaaaaaacacaccacaagaAACCAGTCAAAACATTGGTATACAATgtctttttgaaattattttacacTGAGGCACATCACCAAGCTGTTGCTGTGGTTCTCAGGCGGGCTAATAACTCTGCAGATGCCAAGCACGCTGCAGAGTTGCAGTCTAAAAATCAAAGCTTGCACGTTATTGCAAGTTAAATGAATGAGGTGCTCATGACTCAGCAGCAGGGAGCTACGCGTGGGTAGGTGTAACACCAGCAGAAACTTCCCCCCAGTTTCTCCCCCTTTCTGGAGTCCTCCATGACCCCAGCAAATCACCGAGTAGATGAGAGCGCAGGTTGCCCGGGGAGCTGTTTGAAGCACAGTACAGAACATACCCCAGTGTCATCACTGCACACTCCTGATCCGTGACATCCCCCAGAAGCTGACACACACAAAGTCCCAGACACTGCACAGCTGCTCTGCACGTGTGGGCATCTCTCTCCTCTCGAATttgcaagatttaaaaaaaaaaaaaaataaaaatagagacgACCACACAACAGAGCACTAAAAACCTTACCTGCATGCTCAGAGGCATGTGTTCCTGGTGTTATGTGAACATCCAGCTTAAAAagcattgcaaaagaaaaaggggaCAAGTCAACACAACATTGGAAGCTCAACTTGAAACTATTGaataagacaataaaaaaagactgaaaaaagggaCATTCTTGCCAATATCAGTTACTGCGTACAGCAGAGTAAAACAGAGtctgaaatcacagaatattGTGCATTCCCACCTGCTGAAGCctccttcggggggggggggtgaggctCCCACTCTCCTCCCCCCATGCGGGTGCTTCCCTCCATGCCCCCCTCGCCCGTGTCCCGACTGTCACAGCACCCTAATTCTGCATCCTTATTTCAGCCCACTGCCCTCTCTGCTTTCTGGGGTGCTTCCCCCACCCGTAACATGAAAAAAGGCTGGTTGTTTTTCACTGTAAGTTAGTcagcttttggttttttccccccttttcaaACGCCACctccccctcccgctccccagcGCCATGCGGTGACTCACCTTGAACCTCTCCGGCAGGGACCGGATCAGTTTGACCTTGATGGAGAGGCCGATCAAGGTGGCCATGCTGCAGTGCGGGATGGTGGGGGTGAACTCCACCGCC
Encoded proteins:
- the CIAO2B gene encoding cytosolic iron-sulfur assembly component 2B translates to MVGPGPGGGAPLENANPLIYRRSGERPVTAREEDDELPDSIDDREIFDLIRSINDPEHPLTLEELNVVEQMRVKVNDGESTVAVEFTPTIPHCSMATLIGLSIKVKLIRSLPERFKLDVHITPGTHASEHAVNKQLADKERVAAALENSHLLEVVNQCLSARS